The Seriola aureovittata isolate HTS-2021-v1 ecotype China chromosome 7, ASM2101889v1, whole genome shotgun sequence genome includes the window GTTGTTCCTGGCCCAATCTTAGTGACACAGTTTTTAAGGGGTTCACTGGTTTTAATGACTCAATTTAATCCGTCCATGCAACACCTCAGGCTTCCAGGAGGGGCAGCCGCTGTCTGCGAGTCGGTCCCTAAGGGCGTGAGCCACATgctgttaataataaatgaagtgTATCGTCTTCCTATGCTAAATTAGATATCAGTCAGTTGAAATCACAATATACAAAAGTGTCCGTATTTGATGTCCTCTGAGTGCTAATGCATGACACAAACACTCCCCACTGAACGCAGCTGCTATTAAATTCCAAATCCTTGTGATTCTCAAAAGtagatgaaatataaatgatccAGCAGATTCAGATCcaaactcagtgtttttgttattatatttcatCTGTATTTGCATTTGGAATATGGTGAACTTTTGCCCTACTTTTCATGAGGTATGGACTGCAGTTTGGTTTCTTTGGCCAAAATAAATCTGccactgccacctgctggagaAACATCACATTTCTTCGGTCTTCGTCATGGCCGACGGCTGATCCTGGATTTGTTTTACAGTGAGttgattatatattatgtttattatactgtgatggtggtctcagacttttggactccactcCATACACATATTCTTCTTTTTAACTATGCcaaaaatgagataaaattccaaacaaatgaacaattaaaTGAACATAAATGAAAACTCAACTAGGGGAAGACTGTGATTCTCAGGATGTGTAGATAACTGGTTCTTTTATTTGGCAGTTTACATTTTCCCTCCTCATTAGCACAGAAAATTATTAGATGGTGCATGCCATGTTCACAGAACCCCAAACCTTTATTCAGCAAAGCTTTCACAGAGAAATATATGAAGggagaaacacaagcagcagaggATGCAGGCAGATATCAGTGGTACTGTATATTAAAAAGAGACTAGTTCAGTGTGCTGAATGTAAAGCATCCTGCATCCATTCTCTATCTAATCCGCTAAAGAGAGCAGACGCTAATGATGCCTCAAGGTAAATTCGCAttcacatacacccacacagacatACGTTATGTTCTCACTATCAATATCAAGGTGGGAGCAACGGCACATTCCACTGTCCAAGACACTATGCATGGTACCAGTATGGTGTCATAACATTCAAGAGATTAATCCCCAAAAACTGTGTACGTAACAGAGCTTTTGATTTTGGCTGAAGATGGATTCATTGGGAAATGGCGTTGTCAGGGTAAGTGGGAATCTGCAAGTGTATAAACAGTTGCTCCCATTGGGCAAAGACATTCTTAATTACAATAAAGCACCTCTCAAGTCCATTATCAAGCTCATTTCAGAGGAAGTGGACACTTTATCAAACTGTGGGTTTTGGCGTATTGTTAAGTTCCAAGCGTGCGTGTTGAGATTGAGAAGGTGTGCGTGAGGAAGATACAGATGGGATTACGTTGATATCTTGAGGAGTGTGTGGCCTAGGTACACCAACTGTCATTcttcacaaagacacagaaacataatcatcatgacatcatcaggaaaCAACTGCAAATGTCAGTCCACAGCCAACTCACAACACCGAGGGCTTTCACAAGAAAATGGTTGTAGAGTCAAATTTCAAGAACTGAAACAATAATCAATGACAAActaaatgtttgaaattgtacagtgcagtacagtacggTCTTTTTATGTACTTCACCTACcatcatagatagatagatagagagagggagagagagagagagagagagaaagagagagagagagagaaagagagagagagagaaagagagagagagagggctagagagaaagaaagagatttggaaaaaaagtatttacaaaacaaaagccatATTCTCGCACTTTCTCCAAAATCAACAAATCCATTCAATTCTCAAGATGAGTGTTATTGATTTTTGTATTGACTGATAATACTGATAGTAGTGAGTActggtggtgtggtgtgttgtgaTGTGGTGGTGAGGTCCTCGAACCTCTCGGCCTCCAGGGTTGGGTGTCTGTTCTGAGGAGGGTGAGGGCAGGGGCGAGAAAGGGTTAAGGACTGGATGAAGGGATGTAAAATGGACCATGGAAGTCAGGACTTGTGTGAGGCCTATGCTGTCAGCTCTTCCCTCATCTCTTTGTTCCTGCGCACCACAGCTGCATGTCTCTCCtgaaaacaccacaacaacagagagTAATTAGCCGTCAGGACAGGTCCCAGTCTCCGATCGACACGTCAGACTTGGTCCTTTGTGCTTTTTTCACGCAGACATGTGAAAACAATTCTGAATTTCTCACCTTCTCCTGTAGACGCTCAATCATGGCTGCCAGAAGGGCATCACGGTTCTCTTTGATCTGCTCCATCTTCAGTTGGAGCTTCTCCTCGGCCATCTTGCTGAAGTTGCTGTTCTCTTCCATGGCCTTTAGCAACACATCCCTCTCATGCTCTCGCTTTTCTGCCAAAGCCCTCAGCACCTGGGATTCTTGGTTCTAAAAATGCACagcaaaaataatacaatgacTGAGTCATCTTCAGTGGTTTATTGTCCcgaagattttttttctccattttaaacACCAAAAGCTATTTCAAACAAGTGAAACATTCACCTTCCTCCGTTCCTCAGCAGCCTCCAGCTTCTTCTCAATGTCCTCCAGAGAGATATCTCTCttggggggggaggggaggttGTGAGCTCCATCTGACACTGGAGACTGAGGCTTGAGAATCACCTCAAAGGCCTGGCCTGAGGCCCGCTTGTTTATAGGTTTGACCTCCATGTCTGTAAATTAAACAATCACAATGACAACACCCGCAAAATCAATCcccaataataaaatatatcagtCCAATAATATATCACTATTACGTATGTCAGTATTTACAGGGCAGGTAAAACATCCATGGGGGTAATTTGTTTGATCCAATAGAAAATCAATGTTTGAGCTGATCCATACCTTCAAACTCACACATGAGCTTGTTGCGTGACTCT containing:
- the stmn2a gene encoding stathmin-2a produces the protein MAKTATAYKEKMKELSVLSLICSCFYPESRNKLMCEFEDMEVKPINKRASGQAFEVILKPQSPVSDGAHNLPSPPKRDISLEDIEKKLEAAEERRKNQESQVLRALAEKREHERDVLLKAMEENSNFSKMAEEKLQLKMEQIKENRDALLAAMIERLQEKERHAAVVRRNKEMREELTA